The sequence below is a genomic window from Gossypium hirsutum isolate 1008001.06 chromosome A11, Gossypium_hirsutum_v2.1, whole genome shotgun sequence.
ctccattttaataaataattatattaatatatcatttcaatatttaattttttaattttgttttatacaAGTAAAAAAAAGGCTGAAacttaaatttgaaaatcaaatttatttttaaaagtctcaaaatttttaaaaaattctatttaaatcaacaaataatgaaatttatttttggatttttaaaagCCCTATTGAAATGAATCTTCCTTTGAAATGCCTCATTCAAACACAATGGAaaagtttttaacttttttttttttaaaatacctaCAATCCTATTGGCATGTTATAAGACTTTCTACCGTATTGTCGATTCCTTCAATTCACTTGAAAATGACCGTCTTCTTTTTGAAAAGTTTGTTTTTTTCCTTAATTGATAATTCAGTATATCCCACATGTATAAACTTCGATGAGAGCCAAAGCCAACTTTAGGTTTATGCCAGGTAATCATATCTGTAAATTACTATCAAAAGATTCAGGAACAAAACCAAATCAACAAAAACCAAAGTACTTTAGAAACTGTCCTTGTAAAATCATTATCTATACTATACATAATAAGAAGTGAAATCCAGATAACTTAGGTAACTCAATAGTACAAGCACGACAGCTATGACGAATTATGAAACATGCTAAAAATACACTAGGCCGACCAATGACCCCATTCCGCACATTTCTATTTATGATGTTTAAAAGGAATAACTTATCCATTACTGAGATTGAAGTACTGCTGCTTCAAGGCAAGATAGTTGAGTTGTTTGATGATGAACAATATTTGTTGATTCAAGAACAATCCTCGAAGTTTCAACAACCGTTTGTCCATTGACATAATGCGGTCGACAAACAGGCATGTATAAATCTGCCCCTCCGATCAGTTCCGTTTGGGTCGCTGCTGTTTTCCTGAATGTGAAAAATGCCTTTTTCCCACACACTTCGCATCTTGCGGTTAACTTTGTTACTGTATCAGCTAGCGGAATTATGTCCAGAAGTGACCCAAAGCTCCTTCTGAATATCATTTCTAAATTAGAACCttttttatatacataaaatGAATTTGCCAAAGAAATATTGTGAATGATCATCACCTCAAATAATCCCCGTCTAAGCCAGATAAAATTACTGTTTTGCCATCATTGTCGGCAGCATTGCAGCAGAAATCGTACAGATCTTCGAAAAATTGTGCTTCGTCTATGCCAATCACATCCAGCTGCCGCAACCCCGCCcatccaaaaaatatatatatattttcaaaaaagaaaaaaaaataaaatgtgcaTTTGTTGATAAAGTTGAAGTGCGGGTATTTACCTTTTCATAAGCATCTTCTCCGACATTGTGTCGAAAAGAAGTGAGATCCGGCAATGCCCAACATGGGAATTTCACTCCGTCGTGAGTTACCACTGAGTCAATAGCGTACCTTGTATCCTTGCTCGACTTTATCATTGCGACATTTCTACAAAATcgcccaaaataaaatttaccaATAAACTAAAAAGGATGAGacgtaaagaatattaaaaaagaGATGAGCAAGTACCGGCCATTGTTGCGTTCAGATCTGATCCGACGGAGGAGAGAAGTAGTCTTGCCGGCAAACATGGGGCCGATGATGACGTGGATCTCGCCGGAAACACGTGGAGGATGGGAAGATCCGACGCGATCTGTTGAGTTTAGTGCAATAGAAGACTTACAAGAGGCCATCGAAATGGATTAACTTAGAGGAAGAAAAACACAGAGAGATCAGAGAAGTGGTAGTTGAGAAATAATGGCTTTGACTTGGAAAtataaaggaaagaaaaatggctcgaaattttaaattgaaataatttttggaGGGTAAAATTGGGTCATTATTGGAGGGAATGAGAAGTGCTTGAGAgggttattttattttctttttgcgTGGAcccaatttgaaaattaaaataactaattaaCTCCCCGCTCCCTCCTTTTTGTTCTTGTGATGTAACCCCAATAAAACACACCCATAaccacttttaaaaatatttggataaatttcattaattctatattttgttcattttaacttcaaatattataaaatattgttaaattatttaaaaaattttatttaaatcactaaattattaaaattgctattataagttttttttattcgTATCACCTGCTGCTCTCTCGTCTTTTATTTtctatagtttaattttatttcatgaaataactttaaatGTTATGAATCTATaaatcaaaaccaaaacaaatttcttttcCGATCTTCAGCATTAACTATCAAATCAACCTAGATCtaaagtatgttcttctacttatcGATGAGTATTGATCCATCGTACCGGTCATTATATTGTCATTCGAAGCTCGCTAGTCAAACTTTTAAAAAGTAGATTTAACAATCCAGtggattaaataaaatattatgaataGATTagcgatttaaaaaaaaacttttgaatagttcagcgACCGTTTTGTAACTTTTAAAGTTGAGTAATCAAAAGTTAAACTcacaaataatttagtgatattgggagtaatttttccaaaaaaaatgtgTTGATaattcactaattaatttaagAACTAAATTTGAGTACTAGCTATAAACCAATAAACAATATTAATTGGAAATGCTTTATTTTCTCTAATCTAAAACGAAATTTAACTAACAATTATTTCATTAATGGATATCTATAAAcactaattaattatttaatgattaattaaccaatttttttatataaatactaactaattatttaattattactagagACCCAAAATGCAATGTGAAGATTTATTTGCAAATGAAATGTTATATTGTCGAAAAAAAAAGACCTTGTTGGAGGCATCGGAAAAATACCATCATCTTCATTGCACTATCGATAGCATTGTGTATTAATTGACAGACTCACCATTGTCACCAACCCCATGGATTTATAAAGGCTACAGATACGCATGTTCAACATTGATTCAATACTGTATATCATATAACATCAATTCAAGCATGCAGGTGAGTCAAACAAAATGCATGGAGCTTCCATTTTCATTCCAAATCGAATAAGCGAAACATATTTCCTCGTGAAAAAGAAACCATGATGCAAAATTCAAAGTTCACAGGACTCCTACTTTGAAGCCATTCAGTAGCTAATCTGAAATAAATCTTACAGCAGATTGAATCTGATAGTTAGAATCAAGTGCTCCATCTTCCCAAGAATCACGAGATGCATGCAGTTCTTCCATCTCATCTGGGACCATTGTTCTGTCTCATCACGAATTCGCTCTACTACCCGTTCCACTATGGCCTTGCAATGTCCTGAACACTCTCTTGCGTCATGCCCCATTTTCTTCTCCTGCATAACTATTACAACTTTTCTttattaatacaaaaaaaaaactattttgctTGTTTTCTTAAACACGGTGATGATCCAAGGAATTTACTTTGTTTGATTGCTACAAAAGATGAAGAAACTAAAAATTTAGAACAGGACAAGTGAACCTTTACATTCATAGTGTAGTTCTACTGAGTAAAGATATCATTCCCACAAAgattaaaagtattagtaattatcatctttttattatttaactaaataatttgagcgataaattaaaaactaaaattaagtaaattaattaactaatgaacgACAAATAACAAAACAATATAATCGATTAATAACCAACAAATGAAACAATACCCAATAAAAAAGTCACTTAAATTTTATCTATCACTACCAATCTAAATTACGggatttatttacttaatatctTTATctgtagaaatccttaaattatactaatatctctttcgagcatcAGAGCAACTGAATCTagtttgattaattgaattttttttctaattaaaacccctattatcacattaactcgtgctatgaattcccctattaaatttgactctaattcaGTAGATTTATGTAGTCTTATTTCtagaattgcatgcaactccactcaattaagcaaaattgataaattccaaaagtaacatatttcagcctcattcttaatgtgtttttggatgattattcgatttaaaataacaaattttatgcttctaatcttttaaattcatgtttctatacttaggagagcatttgggcgAAAAACAAGCAAAAATCCGAGCAAGTTTCAAGATTTAgagtaattgagtggagttgcatgctaTCCTAAAAATAGAACaatataaatctaccggattagagtcaaatctaatagggagatccataaatcgagttaatgcgataataggggttttaattagaaataattttcaattaatcaatctagagTCAATTGCTCTAGCCTTAAAGAGAGATGTTaacataatttagagatttctatGAATCAAGATACTAAGGGAAGAAATAACATAATTTAgtttgataatgacagatgaagtctaggtgaattctttcgtAGGTATTATTTTGCTTTTTGGTTGTTAATCGGTTATTTTCCTACTTTGTTCTTCGttgtgttctttagttaattttagttttcaatcaatcactccaatttgtcggttaaataatagaaagacagtaattactagtacttttagtcttcgtaaGAACGATATTTTTTCttaccgtagctatactattaggTGCACTTACCTTTGTCGAAATTTTAGTTGGTTTACGACTGCAatcaagatctactcttaaacagagttTATTCAACTATCAGTTtaaacacatcaaacatggatcaataatctagaaatatcaaaccaagaattaatcatatataattgagaacaagaaactcaatatttattgcgtaaaataaaaatcaaataacataattcatcataggtttcatctcccctaagtatttcatgcttgaaaataaaaatatcctaGATATACTATAactgaaagaaataaagaaacttatGATAACTTCCTAAAAAATCAATTGGAATTTTTCAATCTTAACAGAAATTTGCTTCAAatgtgtttttcgagttgttttatTGAATATTCTATGTTGGCtctctcctatcttcttatttttgtcatatatacgtcttaAAATGCtcgaaaaacttaaaaattgtgATTTTCAATTGTTCGGTGCACAATTTCGCGAAAtcgacacgggcatgtggtctgaCTGTGTAGAATGATTCACCTCGTATGGCTCATACAACTTACTCAAACGCTCCGGTTTTCGTTCTTTTTGCTCCTAATTGCTATATTAAgcattaaaatatgaatataaagGACTAATAGTATAAAATTCAAGTTAACTTTGAATAATCATCAAAAAATGAATTAAGAACGAGactattaaaacatgttacttttaacacttatcaaagtttgcttgtcctcaagcaaaattctcaacccacattcaagttaacttccctcaatttattgtttcaaaaatcatattttaggaTAATCTataaataatcatgcattggaaattcACACTAAAATGACACTATATAGTACAAGTAATCCAAACAgaaatttttaaagcataaaaaCATAAGTGTTTCCTCTATCTCAACAATTACCTGAAATTCAAACTAAACAAGAATTGACACCCTCACTAAGGTTCACTCAAagcactcaaggtgtttaaggttcaagtaatGTGTACTCAACAATTGAACAAGAAATGTTATTACCATAGgattgcttgaaaatcaaatcttcaccATTATAGAAATGAGATAACACACTAATCAAGAAGTCTTTACAATGTTGTAacggggcttaggttaagggtgcgAAAAATGTCATAAAAGTTAATTACAATCGAGAGTCGAGTTGATAAGttaccaaataaaaaaattagttgttgaattaaaagaatttacaccaaaaataattgaaaagtgaGTATGAGCTTTTATACAAAAGATGAGACTAATGATTCAagctcaatttaaatttttttatattttttagaacaaAGAGAAAATTCAGCAATATAAATGATAAAGCATAATTAGGCAACTatccaaatcaaatctcgacaaaaaggaagtcattaaaaagaattatttacaAAATTAGTGTGGTTTACGAGTTAACACAAATGGTtgttaagtaaaaaaaaagtgttagGATCAACAGGGTTTACTAGAGGTTAATTCAACGGGTAAGCTATTTAAATGTTAAGCGGGTTAAATCTTAAGTTCctctatcatctcagtatatcaatttaataatgtggtctcgacatgcataaatgaagcaagttctaaaataacaaatcaagttgacatactcacaaccaaaaataaaatgagtatgaaataatagatgctctataggctcaaaagctcacaaaaaaaatatagttttgatgttaaacttgtaaatttaaaatttcaaaataatgtttcaattcagggaaataacctaaaataataatttctaaaaaacgACTTATTATGCTTGACTCTCTTGTGTCTTGAAGTATAAAAAATACAATGCATAAAAGttcacaaattaatcccaaatagaatcaataaaaactccaaacttaaaaaatttaactttaatgTTAGgtttgagaaaattacttaaacacagaAAACAATTCAAGGATTGTATcgcataaacatataaaatcttccccacacttaagatgtacattgacCTCAATGTACAAATAAATGTAAACACAATAAGCAAAATATCATAAGTGAGGAAGAGAATTAAAACTGCTTTGAATTTGAATGATTTCGCCGAAATAGTGAAATCCGGAAAAGTAGGAGATCTTAAATTAAGTACATGATTTCAAGCATACAAATAAGAAAGTAaacaaaaaaaaggtaaaaagatgacaaaataaatagaaaaacagtcgaaaaaataacaataaaatgcataataaacatataagtttggaaaataaaataaaaataaagatagttCAGGGGACTTTTGGATACGTGACAGTGGCGAAGATAAAGCGGCAATTAGAGTTTGAGTTTGGTGAAATGGGGTaggaaagaacaaaagaaaatagaaataaaataatctagCTTTAAAAAAAGGGTACATGGCCATGTAGGCTGGCATGTATCTCACTAAGGCCGTGTGGCttataaaaaacttttaaaaattgtttGTTCACATgacctgggacacgcccgtgtgcatagGCCATGTACACCACACAACCATGTCGTCATGCCATATGAATCCACTCAAACCATGTGTgtcaaaagaaaattgaaaaattggcTCCAGTATTCATACGGTCCATGACACACTCGTATATCTAGACCGTGTGTACCACACGACTGTGTCGACAGGCCATGATCCATTGTGCTCATGTGGGTGTATTGTTCTCTTCTCCCACGGTCGTGTATAGGGGTGTGTGGGTCCTATGGTCGTGTGGTCTACCCCAGACCATGTggaccattttttattttttaggtacCATATGAACATTGCTTTAAGAGTTGTGAATTGAAATTCATAGGATTTATGGAGACAGAACACACGTCGCGACTCACATCCTTTTGCATTGGCAATAACAAAGGCAAATTTAAGAGCGCTGACAGGGACTcgcccccctaaaatggaaaattactatttaagccttttaaaatttttaaaaaatttaaattaataaaagtaaaattgcactttatcccctttaaaaattataaatatataaactattaaaaattaaaatttcattcgattTTGACTTTGCCACTGGACAATAATATATATCTAAATCAAGACTCAATCGACTAGAGATATAagatttaaatgaaaaatgtgttGCTGTTAATTTCATAAGAAAATGGTAAAACTGTTAGGCTAAGGACCCCACCAGAATCAGAGTCAATCAAACATATCAACGGTCTCTACTAAATTCCATTGacgaaagaaatgaaaaaagatatgATGAAGATCAGACGGTTTGATTTATTAGAAACTACGCCACAATATCACAGTGAAAGTGCATAGGGTTGGAAACTTTCATGCATGCAAAGGAGAACCATCGAGGGGTATGAAGATGCGGCGTAGAGTAAAACATCGCCAATAAGTATAAAACTAGGAGGACAAGCAACTCTCCTCTTGCCAAatttattagataaaaaaaattcctagaaaatttgtaaaatatacaaaataaaaatagaaaagaaaatcaatCTGTATTTCGCTATATATATTCCTCACAGGAATCTTTGCAAAGCTTCCATTTTTCTCTTTCtccctaaagttttatttttcctattttttattGGTTGAATGTAAATTTGTACAATTACTAAATTTGAATTCTGGGTTGCAAAGAAAAAAATGGATTAGATTTTTTTGTAAGAAAGGACACAATTGACAAGAGAACATATTATTTGAAGGGGGCAAGGAAAATAGAAGAGAAGAAAGGGGATGAAATTAACCTCCTCTATTCTTATTCTTATCAAGCCTCCTCACAGATCATAGATTTTTGCAAGTTTTGGCACTTGAGTTTCATTTGATTGGtgggtttctatttttttttttgcgaCGAATCTGGGTTTGGATTTTATGTTCTGCTTAAATTtccaataaatatataaaactgtATCAAGTTTCTGATTGATCGTCcatctgtttttgtttttttttggccCTCTCATTTCTAGATTCCTGGTGAAGTTAAATTCTGGATTGGTCGATTGATTGATCGTGGAAGGATCTGTTTGTTTCTAAATTTTGAATCAGAGAGAAAATTTTCATTCAGAAAATTTTCATTCTGTGTCGAATTAcactttttgttgttaaaataaAAGGTAGTGAATGGTATCTGCATTATTGTGATTGGATGGCTTTAGTCAATAAAATGCGCAATTTTGAttctttattattaatttgattttcCAAGAAGGAATGGTATGCTATTGGTTTTTGATTGGTCCTTGTTGTTGCAATGCAATTTTCAT
It includes:
- the LOC107922966 gene encoding thymidine kinase a — encoded protein: MASCKSSIALNSTDRVGSSHPPRVSGEIHVIIGPMFAGKTTSLLRRIRSERNNGRNVAMIKSSKDTRYAIDSVVTHDGVKFPCWALPDLTSFRHNVGEDAYEKLDVIGIDEAQFFEDLYDFCCNAADNDGKTVILSGLDGDYLRRSFGSLLDIIPLADTVTKLTARCEVCGKKAFFTFRKTAATQTELIGGADLYMPVCRPHYVNGQTVVETSRIVLESTNIVHHQTTQLSCLEAAVLQSQ